GTCAAATGCGCCAGAATAACTCAACTACCTTTCCTGTGTGCAACAACACCAGCAACAATACAACCATACTATAACAGCATTTAATCGTCATTACACATTACCGCTCAGCACATAACATTAAAACCTCACGATACCATAATACCCACATTGCAACAACAACAATTGTTAGCATCAATAACaatagggggtatgcacttgacgtcatccgcGAGGAGCGCTAGCGGTGGGGTTGCCATTTTGACGGTCCGTGCACTCTCCGCACGTGCTGTGTCGGAGATCCGTACGGCACAAATGACTAGAGACCTCCGTAACACCTCCTGCACGCCTACGCACAGACGGCGTATACGAACAGACCTCCAAGATGGCACGGCGATGGTGTTGCCACCTTGAGGATCAAGGCTCAGTGCATGCCCCCTATGGCAGCGCAACGGGAATCGTTGGGTGCctagtgctacgcacttcctcaggtttcacaataGTGGACAGTGTGTCTACCAACCTGGAAAAGTCAGGAAATTTGGACACATCTCGAAATGTCAGGGACTAGTCATGGAATTTCTGAAAAACCTGGCCAGGTCATGCAAACTGACAGCAGTCTGTGTGACCGTCATGGAAATAATCTTTACCTTTTATCAGAGCTTGAAAAATCGCTCCTTTGGCTGCAGTGACAGTGAACACCTAAGCagaagcgttaaaaaaaaaagacagtgcaTAACTGTTGCTTCTACAGATCACAGAGCATCTCTCAAATCCCAAGCACGACGTTACTCACGCCGATAAGTTTGTGCATCCTTGTCTTGGTCATAATCTCGGCTCAGCTTGAAAGCATGCTGGATAGGCTAGAAGTACCATCAGCAGAGGCTCGCCAGGCCATGTCAAGCTTATTCAGTGGCAATGAAACAGAAAATGTCCTCAGCTATACACTTATTGCTGGTAGCTCGGGTTTCAAGGGTAGCATGGCATAACTGCAGCTATACATCTCATTTCGGTTTCTTGAAATCGTATTATTAAATCTGTGATTATTTTTAAGCATCGTGTCTATCGAAGAGTACGTAAACGAAAGGAATGCACCGACCTCCATGATTCCTCCACGGAATTGAGGAAACTGTTGCCTCCTGATACGGCAATGGTGCTGCCCCACCGTCTGTTGCAGCATGACAAATTCCTCTGTGCCACcacagaaaaaacacaaaaacacatATACCAGACACACAAACTGTGCTCATGTGTGGGTTGTGCGGTTGCACAGGGTTTTACTTTttgttaagatgcaccaacttgcccaacaacaagttcaTCTAAACTACAGAGGTCAGTCATACATGCAAGCGTGCTTGACCAGCACTGCAAAAGTGCGtttgcaggggtgagacagctgcgcatattgcgcatttgtgatacaattccgttttcctgcgccaagttgctccaaaagcatgaaaatcgcaaaaattgcgccgaactgctccaaaacagcctcgaaAGCCAGAATTTCTATGCCCACGTCAGCTTCGTTGGGAAAAAAGGCAgagttgacaacatgattttccaaTTTGCACCTATAGCAGCGactgggataccaagaaaatgagacgttcgcaaAACGCATAGACGCGCCCAACCGTgcttctatgcacctttctaacgAGGGCTCCCATGATGCCGCCATAACCTCCTCTGAGTTGTTGTAAATATACATGGCGCCCCAAAAATGTTCTGCCgtgccccgagcgtgctgctgcttctcgctaggctgtgtcttctggcgctatcaagtggcatgTGTAGTGGGAATGGCTCTCAGTTTCTTCATTGTGCGTAGCGTGCTCCTCCGGTCACAATGGTATTCAcgtcgacgctgctgcgtgtggtcacctacGCGCGCATTTGCTGTGGGAGTGTTTACCGTGCACGGGAGAGGCATCACCCTTGTTGCATCAATGCGGcgacaactagcttcctgcatACGGCGCGTCTCTGAGATGCTCTGGCGGTTTTTCACGCCGAAGCTGGCAGCGGACTGATGCGAAGCGCCTTCGTGTAAGTGTGAAATATGCTTACAACGGCGCTATGCTCGCAGTACCGTACGCGATAGTCAGTGCGAGATAGCTTTATGAGATAGTAAATGCGGCGAGGTATCTTGGCGCCCGCGCCGCGCTCTCAAAGGCGGTTCCGCACGAGGGGGCAGCGAACGGCGGTAGCGTGCCTTTGTTCTTGCCTgttcaaagcgtgcagtaggtttgACGCTACGCCAACTGCGCGGCCgagctgaaggcgcttattgtgatgtcctccttacaaacactgacctacaggaagctctgggaaaagcttgaaaagctaaataagcagatctacaaaaaaaaaaatcacagtttcgccgcaagggcgaagcaatgaatgcgatagcaagaaatcgaaatgtcacacgaagaacccgaagcagctcgatacttgcagtgtgctgctgaagcacaaagaaggacgccctaaatgaatgcacaggcatgcacagggcaagcgtgaactaacaactgtcacagttgttaccccTATGTGCTTGatcaacacgctgcaagtgtcgacaatggaggatcagacgcttgcttgcttgacccttaattcttggctcttacccactacgggggattggccatgaaaccggcggttaataagtggggaaatttagaatttagacgctcttagatatttcttcttcttttaaactgtggcgcgtggagtgaccctctgcgtctcctaccacagggggcatCTGATGCAAGGTGCGCCCGGtgtcctttgtctttttttttttccttccacatcccgagtgggtaccgaaaatggccactttgtcgtgcgcatctcaagggcagtattcgaaatgaaagaaaattaggagcgctgcgtctgcaagtgtcgacaatcgAGAATCAgacactcttagatatttctttttcttttaaactgtggcgcgtggagttaccccgtgcgtctccagccacacaggggcgtctgatgcaaggtgttcctagagttactgtatatgctacctttaggtagcagagttgcgcatctgtcttccaacgccgctagcaaccatgcattgcagagaagctgccgcttgggccaaattttttatttctcgacgccgccgctgcagcgaactgaattaacactagccatcgacagccaatgtttatcccggtcttcgacacgccaggcaggctaaccggcgacacggtaggcatgtcgcctgcaaaaacgaagtgcgacttcaccacatagctgtggttgctagccggacctatgcgctactctgctacctaaaggtagcatatacagtgactctaggtgttcccggtgttttttttttttttttcttcctcatcacgagtgggtacagaaaaggccactttgtcgtgcgtgactcaagggcagttttcaaattgaaagaaaattaggagcgttgcgtgatagaaaacacgctcacgctcctccgagatttgcttaccaccagcggtacatggtgtatataaatagctcgctgttatttcgccggcgcatacgtggcgtgtggctgagttgtctaacgcagcacgctggggagcgaggggttgctggttcaaaTCCGCGGTCCGGTACTTCAGAACTTttctcttctgctttatttttctttgtgccttttttatatatacacatacatatacatatccgggacatgatggcgtcgacagacggcgactgcaaaaatcagccaagagtgtccatataatagctatcgcaataaaatcagtTCCACCActagtgaagcaatgaatgcgatagcatcaaattgtaatattatacgaagtaaggctggcagctaaccaacacttatggatccgatctcgcgtaactacaaaacgctggtgtaagagaatacggctgctcaaagGAGAGAAGCGCTGAGATCACAGCActtagaagggcatacgagccatTTGTGACGCCAGCCGAGATCGCGACTGCGCCCTTAAAGTCAAAGTCTACAGTTGCTGCTTGAGGGACACCGCCCCAcccccctcgcgttccttcgtgctccttcaagaggggcggcgcgtttcctctctgcatgAGGGAACGGTCGGCTCTTTACATCTCTGcctcagccacgttcgtcgccctcgctcgcACGCTCTTACCTAAGGGTAAAACATGATGCGCgcgggatgttatcgatttggactttgtacggaacatgactgcgatgccgacggcaaaaacctgttcagaatgtccatataattgctatcaaaataaaagccaaagcagtaatctgctaaaaaaggtctactgctatgtaactgcaattcttgtgcaatcacatctttttttttttgcttttttcacatttttatgatgtgaacctagtttgcagaacCTTTTTCATGCGTTTCTTGCCCGGGCTAGATAGGTCGCATAGTATTTAAAAGGTAGTATAGTTCATAACTGGCGATACATTCTCCAAAGGCTGCTTCTGTGTTACGTTTATCCTAGGCCAACttaaatatgtacttgtccccccaagttgctacaaatctgtttttcaagctcctgaGATGACATAAAAAAATTCCgttaactgctccaaatcagggttcttctgctccaaaatcgaaattttgctgctcaaaactgctcccaaatcaatttcagccgtctcacccctgcgtTTGTGAAAGTTTGATTGCACAAGAGAGCTCTTAGTGACACTGTGGGTGTAACTATGGTAAAGTTCTCATAAATAACTAATGCTCAACACTTCTTGGGCAAAAATTccttagacaacggacgaaacagacagacgggcgcaagaagtgttgatcatggagtaccaccTAGCTCGAATCCACACCTTGTTGAACTAATGCTGTTTGTGAAGATGGCACATTGCCTTTCATATTGAAATTCTTCCGTGGAGTGTACGATGAGGTGTCCAGAGGAGGTGGTGTTGCAGAAGTTGACATAACAGACAAGACGATCGACATGGTTTGAAGTGCCAGCATCGGATGGAAAGGAGACATGGAGAGGAAATTGAAGGAACAGTTGGACTTATCGGAtgttgaaagaaagaagataactGGCTTTTGTGAACGAGATTGAATCATAAGAAGCTAAAGCTGATAGAAGACACACGACTTCAAGACTCTATGGTGCAGCAAGAGCTTGAATCTTTGACAGTAAAACCATTGCCAATGCAAATAAACCAGCTTTTCTGTTTGTAgatacagttattgttttttaaatattttgtttATTGTAAAGGATGCTTTCAGCCAATGTAATAAAGTGGcatggcttgcagtttacgtGAGTGCTCCATCTTTTTTGAAACCACTCGAGGGTTTGTTTCCAGTGCACAGAGTTTTACAAGCAGACTTACCAGTCATGTAATTTGCTTAGAATCATCATGGAAAAGTCAGGTAATTTGGAAAGATTTGGTAGATACTCTGAGTGGAGCtgcatttctgtttttctttattatgACAATGTTTCAAATACTGACTAAAGTTATGGCActtatacccgtgccacacgggcgtttcgaaggccattgaaccgatggtccattgactcaacgggcatgcacgcgctgccacacggccagtttcgaaggctattgagtcagtggcccatTGAGTCGACGGAGCACTCCACAACTCCATTGAAATTTCGACGGCCATCGAAtggcggaagcggaaacagcgtcaccgcgccctctcgttcccagtgtgctcatacccatgattagaaaaggaaaaatttaacgAGTATGCATTAAAAGTAGCGTGCATGGGCGttataacttatttactaaagtatttgtgtcatttggaatgtaggaattgcgcatgctcgcgataacagcagcagctcatcctcgatggcgtcggcttcctctttcgccgcttcgatcccagcatcaagctgcatgatcacagccatgtagaacaccatagcggccttgtcatctCTTTCGCGGTCACTCATGACGGCGGAACAAGCACGTAATGAAACGAAATGAGTAcacgcaaccgcaaaaccaggcaaaacgGCAAAACTACGTGGCAAACCCGGGAAAGCGGCAGGACGTGTAAAGCGGTTGCaacgtagccacagtttcgctgttcaacaaacttataaccacctctgcttataactaataatgcacctataattatgtataaacattttttttgatattttagaataaaacaacgcacaaatgtgtgcttttaagtggatttattttagttgacttacgacgacatgaaaacgaaaataagattagcagcgccacaaaatttttgcgacaaacacctgaatcactcaacggccgttgaaaactgtcgtgtggcaacgcgagaaccccatcgagttcgatggagttgtagcgtttcgatggccattgactcaatggcctttcaaacatgcccgtgtgtCACAGGTATTATACAGTTAGAACTCAATTTAATGAagttgtggcgacacactgcgcacaaaccgacgcagcctccacctcgtcactagctagcccagcgtgacacggctgcatgctgcactaCGCCTCcaataagggacagcgccaccgcagcatcATCGGAGGCTtgcgtcaccgacggtggctataaacccaagctgccCAGCTCGGAAGCTcccattccttcgctacccaactgagcgcagcgtcagtatgctcgccccgctcctgctactacgctaataaacagtcgttacgttttatattgggatgcgtccttccatctaCACGGCATCCCACAAAGTCATCACCACGTTCGAATTACTTAGTTAAATCGGGAAGGGGGTTTTTCAGTCCTTCGAAAACTTAAACTGAACAGACACACCCAAAATCTACCACAGCATTGTTTTTGCTGCTAACCCACACATCCTTGTGAGAAAAGTGTGTTCAGATTTACCGAACGTTGAGCCTCACGTATGTGGTCCAGGCAAGGGAGGCCAGGTAGACAGTCACATGAAATATGACCTGCAGCCGAAATGCAAGGGAAGAACGAATGCAACGATTTTCCGAGCAGggcgagcacgaaagttgcgagATGATCAGGgtcatctgtcgcataaatcaCGAATTAATGAAAGCACAcagtagtgttcctgtgggagcactGACGGGAATAAACCACCGCCACCCGTAGTACCACCTGGTACGTAACAGCGTGACTGTTGAGTCCACTGTGCATGTGAGTAACGTGTATCCTTGTCAAAATAAATCCAGGCTTGTGACTATAGGCAACAGGTGTTTTAACACCATAGCATTAGTGTCTACGCCTGAAGAAAAcagccatctgtgtaaaaaaaaaggcagaaaattaGTGCTTCTTTTTACTTATtaatttcagaaaaactttttaaATCGGTTTTGGTTCCAAGTTAGTTTTGTTAGTTCGGATTGACAACAACACTGTACCTTACGAGTAGCTGCCGGCGTATACAAATTTCTTATTTAGACTGGGAACTACTGAAAATTGGGTTTTGTTAGtttgagttttaactgtatactgtcacgtggtcatgacgtagacgaaggcagcagtcggcgtgtcgaagatgacactctttatttggccgaacttgtggccgggaaacggaaagttaaactatagcaatacacattgtacactgatagcggcaaacagagcgtcggccgtcgataaaactcatcatggctgggacgcgctgtCTTTtacacatcatgcatcgaactttccagccttatcactggtggtcgcgcaagctctggaataatcttgactattcacctcatgtgcgcaatcttgacaaaatgatctactacagtctggaatgttcccagacattctggtgcggtccgcgcaagacagcgattacacgtgcaacggacaagttacaaaaacatagcaaaagaagcgcgcgtggcattgcccccctctgaagaagcatcgtcccaatgctagtgacagaacatagaaggggtAAAAACAAGTGCCTACGCAAATAAGTTACAATAGAAAAGCAAAAAGTAGAGCCCACAGGTTCActaacgcgtaaaaaacggcttaaggcgcatgacatggatgacttcaggtcgtgcacggcctcgctgggagttcgtaatgccgtctgagATGatctcgtagtctagagcgccgagacgtcgaagcaccttgtatggcccgaagtatcgctgaagaagtttttcactgagtccacgtcggcgtatcggagTCCAGACCCAAATagggtcaccgggctggtattccgtgTGGCGTCGCCAAAGATTatagtggggctcttcgattttcggacttctagcagttctctggcagccagagatagccagagggtcagccagcaagttccggtcgggacaggaagcagcgtcttggtcacatgtgtgggaagcccgagacaacccgaagctgccccaagattacaaaatcgaacgctgggacagccagcgtaaacgtaaacaaacgctaccgccgtggcagcaaacgaaactttgcgccgcgtgcacgttggtttttctgcattgcccgcttgaaaatatgtggctaggtttgctgaagagctgaagtgatattctcgagcatacggatttgggatatgatcacgtacgttcgcaaaatcgtgcgcaactcgccccgtccgcgaacaaaacagccagctggcgcacggcgccacgaaagcgatgcaaggtgagctactgcgccgctaacggcttaaccagctcacgtctgcttagtacgtgtaacagtcactgcacaacacgacgcgaaaatctcgcgaaagtgatcgtgtccccaaaagagctcgaggatctatcgcgtactacgtcgcacacacgcttgaccagcttgcgttttgtcataactcgagacatgcggcggtatgggtaccacgagtgcgcgttatatctaatataaacttctgtgtgacgcgtcttcgactcgttttggcagatgttgcctgagcctcttttccagtcctaagtggcagtacaaaaatctcatgtactagctcagcttttatttgagccgacgatgaaataagcaacaaaatgatgtgtacatttctgaattcatcttcgttttttcacatcgacgcgtcgtagcataacataatacgaagtacgctcgcacgctgttcgcgaccaacgaggatcacacaaaaaacaatgtcgcgatcgcttttattcgatcagtgcattttatcaacatcgaagacctagctagttgaaatagttaagttctgacggggttcacgcgcGCAAACGTACGAcgaaataggtagttcgatcacaatcgtctcagctaaatgcacataaagcacacacgacaccacgatcgaatactactacgaaaaaataaactcgaagggggtctccatgcgttcgtacgaacgtgtacataacttttgggacatgtgcacgacgcagttagaatggttagaacgcgacagttcgccgtgttgttcacggaaggaaacttcacgggacacataagaaaagcaataaacattagctccaaatgctcgccgccactcgtaatcgcgccatctcgcacggcgggacggcgccgagcggcccgagcgtaaggacaagcaaaggtgtagtccgcaagcgcccgcattgcaatccgtcaaGTCCTCACAAAGaaggcggcgagcgcgtatcgtctcttttcggcgtctgctagcccgaaaccttccagagagcttccacgactaaattgtcctggaaggttctggcgaccctcgggctccccgcgggtcgccagaaccatccaacccgagaaaaacgaacgccaaccggaagtgcgagaaaaacgagaaaaacgagcgcgctctggctggctctggcagcccgcgggtagccagaagtggaaaatcgaagagccccagtgatggctgtcgatcctctgctggttcctgatacgcaggcgggcgagctgtcgagcttcttcggcatgtTGCAAATGagtggcgacgtcgagattgtcttcgtcggtggtagctgCGTGGTTTCTTGTattgccgtgttgtatgcgaaaatCACGTACGGaaagatggcatcccacgtcttgtgctcgacgtcgacgtacatggccagcatgtcggtgatggtcttgtttagacgctctgtgagaccattggtctgagggtggtaggcggtggtctggtggtgacttgtctggctgtatctcaagatcgcctgagttagctccgcagtaaaggcggtacctctgtcagtaatgaggacctctggggcgccatgacgcaggacgatgttctcaacgaaaaacttggccacctcggcggcactgcctttgggcagggccattgtctcggcatagcgggtgaggtagtcggtagcttcaagttagctagccaacacaaggcgtggtggtcgctcacaactttgaaaggcctcccgtaaagataggggcggaactttgatgtagcccagatgatggcaaggcactctttttctgttgtggaatagtttgcttccgccttagatagtgatcggctagcataactgacaaccctttctagtccgtcagtcctctgcactaggacggctccgagccctacactgcttgcgtctgtgtggatttctgtgtcggcgtattcgtcgaagtgcgcaagtatcggcggcgtctgcaggcattgtttcagttcttgaaatgcttcgacatGTGCctttccccacttgaattccacgttgCTTTTCGTGGGGTGCGTTAGCGGCTCTGCAATCCTTGAAGATcctttgacgaagcgcctgtaataGGTGCACAAGCCCAGAAATTGGCGTACGGCCATCTTGTCAGTGGGCGgcagaaaggcagcgatggcagctgttttccgtgggtccgggtgaactccagacttgctaatcacgtggcccaagaacaagagctcctcatacgcgaagcggcacttttctggcttcggggtgagtccagaggttttgattgcttgaattACAGCCTCAAGGCGCtgcagatgctcgtcgaaggttgaggcaaacccaacgatgtcgtccaagtacacgaggcaagtttgccacttcaagcctgccagtactgtatccagaacgcgttggaaagtcgcaggcgccaagcaaggaccgaagggcatgaccttgaactcaaagaggccgtctggtgctatgaaggcagtcttcataGGGCAGCGTTCGTTTTGGCAACAGGGAAGCAACCCTTCctctttatttgaccaaggggtcATCACCGACGCTGCACGGCAGAAATTGGATTTGCGCACTAGGTGTTCGGCTGCCAGAAGGCCAGGAAGCAGCCCTACATGTCGTAGAAGACATCCCGAGCCTTCCAACAGATTTCCAGTCACTGTTCCAGCTAGGGGTGGGCACATTCGCCGGTACGATTGCTGACATCCATGTACCCGAGGGAGTCTGGCCTCGGTTTTTCAAGCCTCGCCCACTGCCGTTCGCACTGAAGGACGGGGTCACCCAGGAGCTGCAACGGTTGCAGCGAGAAGGCATCCTGGTACCAGTCAAGACTGCGGAGTAGTGTCAGAATCTGTGGGGATTTCAAGGTTATGATCAACCCCGTCGCTACCGTTGAAAAGTACCCACTGCCTCCGATTGAAGATCTCTGGTCGGCATTGGTTCCCCCGTACCACCCTGCTTCAAATGGTGCAGCTGAGCGGGTGGTGCAAACTATTAAGGTCAAGCTTAAGAAGAGCCAGGCTCGGAATTTCCGTACGCAAGTTGCCCACATGCTTTTCCAATACCGGAATACACCCCATGATGTCACCGGCCGTGCCCCCTGTGAGCTCCTGCTAGGACGGATGGTGAAGACACCGTTCGACATTTTGCATCCAGACCTCCGGTCCACGGCGCTGCTCAAGCAGCTGAAGCAGAATCTGGCTGCTGACAAAGGGTGCCGTCCTGGATTGTTGCCCGAGCCTGGAGTGCCAATATTCGCCAGGAATTTCCGTTCTGGCCCACCTTGGTCTGCTGGACAAGGGTTCTTGC
The sequence above is drawn from the Rhipicephalus sanguineus isolate Rsan-2018 unplaced genomic scaffold, BIME_Rsan_1.4 Seq255, whole genome shotgun sequence genome and encodes:
- the LOC119376862 gene encoding uncharacterized protein LOC119376862, which translates into the protein MINPVATVEKYPLPPIEDLWSALVPPYHPASNGAAERVVQTIKVKLKKSQARNFRTQVAHMLFQYRNTPHDVTGRAPCELLLGRMVKTPFDILHPDLRSTALLKQLKQNLAADKGCRPGLLPEPGVPIFARNFRSGPPWSAGQGFLPASSSSLLVRMQDGTTWHRHADHVRANRGTRLASTAAPAAASETTTTTQGTGASSCAPLVGPPPSSLPFLSTTAEPQDESSTAQAAPGAAAPSPSTP